In Erigeron canadensis isolate Cc75 chromosome 7, C_canadensis_v1, whole genome shotgun sequence, one DNA window encodes the following:
- the LOC122607325 gene encoding short-chain dehydrogenase reductase 3a has protein sequence MLRSIRSTCISISRGVIAPSNYHFSSFSSHHTTPSKLEGKVALITGAASGIGKETATTFINHGAKVVIADVHHKLGHDTATQLGPNASFIPCNVTKECDISNAVDFTVSKYGKLDIMYNNAGIPCRTPMTIVDLNLEIFDRVMSVNVRGVVAGIKHASRVMIPCGTGSILCTASVTGILGGLAQHTYSISKSTVVGIVKSLASELSQHGIRINCISPFAIPTSFVMDEMKEYFPGLEDKEIIEMVQNAGELKGSFCEPSDVANAALYLASDDAKYVNGHNLVVDGGFTSVKSIRFSIPDKKD, from the exons ATGCTAAGATCAATCAGATCTACTTG catATCCATTTCAAGAGGTGTGATTGCTCCAAGTAATTACCATTTTAGCAGCTTTTCTTCTCATCACACTACTCCAAG CAAGTTAGAAGGCAAGGTAGCATTGATTACCGGGGCAGCAAGTGGCATTGGCAAAGAAACCGCGACCACATTTATCAACCACGGTGCCAAGGTGGTGATAGCCGACGTCCACCACAAGCTCGGCCATGACACCGCCACACAACTTGGCCCGAATGCCTCATTTATTCCCTGCAATGTCACAAAAGAGTGTGACATTTCAAATGCAGTTGATTTCACAGTGTCCAAATATGGAAAACTTGATATCATGTATAACAATGCAGGAATACCATGTCGAACTCCAATGACCATAGTTGACCTCAATCTCGAGATCTTTGACCGGGTCATGTCGGTCAACGTACGTGGGGTCGTTGCGGGTATCAAACACGCATCACGTGTCATGATCCCCTGTGGAACGGGTTCTATACTCTGCACTGCTAGTGTAACAGGAATATTAGGCGGGTTGGCCCAACACACATATTCAATATCAAAGTCTACGGTCGTAGGCATTGTGAAGTCTTTGGCATCCGAATTGTCTCAACATGGTATACGGATTAATTGTATATCACCTTTTGCTATCCCAACCTCATTTGTGATGGATGAAATGAAAGAATATTTTCCGGGTCTCGAAGATAAAGAAATTATAGAAATGGTGCAAAATGCAGGTGAGTTGAAGGGAAGTTTTTGTGAGCCTAGTGATGTGGCAAACGCGGCTCTTTATCTTGCTTCAGATGACGCTAAATATGTTAATGGGCATAATCTGGTGGTGGATGGCGGTTTTACATCTGTCAAAAGCATTAGATTTAGTATACCAGATAAAAAggattaa
- the LOC122609421 gene encoding protein ALP1-like, with the protein MDPPSPSSSDDSIDLDDAILSTVALTVTTMIQAAKDEEDQLSPRRRTVLERRRKEAYARLVRLYFAERPVFGARDFRWRYRMSKRLFLRITNDLEERYPYFQQRMDARGKLSFMLIHKTTSALRQLAYGCSVDLFDEHLEMSARTSRESLIYFCKGINELYGPTYLRRPTSMDLERIYDVHEQLHGFPGMIGSIDCMHWPWEMCATAWRGSHTRGDVGRPSLMLQTVASTDLWIWNAYFGQQGSNNDINVFEASPVLEEIIFGLAPTAGFYANNNYYKAGYYLTDGIYPEYSTFVKTFTDPIDEKRKYFKKKQESTRKDIERAFGVLKKRWKVVSFPSRFWDKQRMHDVIYACITLHNMILEDEDKAFCQDFNDEDPTLDPDVLGTTNFNGATDREFTSRTK; encoded by the exons ATGGATCCTCCATCACCCTCTTCATCCGATGATTCAATCGATCTCGACGACGCTATTCTTAGTACCGTTGCTTTGACGGTTACTACTATGATTCAAGCCGCGAAAGACGAGGAAGATCAACTTTCGCCTAGAAGAAGAACGGTTCTGGAACGTCGACGTAAAGAGGCATACGCGCGATTGGTCCGCCTTTACTTTGCCGAGCGACCCGTATTTGGCGCGAGAGATTTTAGATGGCGCTATCGTATGAGCAAGCGGCTATTTTTGAGAATTACaaatgatttggaagaaaggtatccatattttcaacaaagaatGGATGCTCGTGGGAAGCTGAGTTTCATGCTGATACACAAGACTACCTCCGCGCTTCGTCAATTAGCATATGGGTGTAGCGTCGACTTGTTTGACGAGCATTTGGAGATGTCGGCTAGGACTTCCCGGGAGTCGctgatttatttttgtaaag gtATAAATGAATTGTATGGACCGACATACCTACGGAGACCTACATCTATGGATCTTGAGCGAATATACGATGTGCATGAGCAGCTTCATGGTTTCCCTGGTATGattggtagtattgattgcatGCACTGGCCATGGGAGATGTGTGCAACCGCATGGCGCGGTTCGCACACCAGAGGGGATGTTGGTAGACCATCATTGATGCTTCAGACGGTTGCGTCTACtgacttgtggatttggaatGCATATTTTGGTCAGCAGGGGTCTAACAATGACATCAACGTGTTTGAGGCGTCCCCAGTCTTGGAAGAAATTATATTTGGCTTGGCACCTACAG CGGGTTTTTATGCAAACAACAACTACTACAAAGCTGGATACTACTTGACAGATGGCATCTACCCTGAGTATTCCACCTTTGTGAAGACTTTTACTGACCCGATTGACGAAAAGAGAAAATActttaagaaaaaacaagaaTCGACGCGAAAGGATATTGAGAGAGCATTCGGGGTTCTTAAAAAGCGTTGGAAAGTTGTTAGTTTTCCTTCACGGTTTTGGGACAAGCAGAGGATGCATGACGTGATATACGCGTGTATCACTCTACACAACATGATATTGGAGGATGAAGATAAAGCTTTTTGTCAAGACTTCAACGATGAAGACCCGACACTAGACCCCGACGTATTGGGAACAACAAACTTCAATGGAGCAACGGATCGCGAATTCACAAGCCGTACGAAATAG
- the LOC122609419 gene encoding protein ALP1-like, whose translation MPGMLGSIDCTHVEWSACPRRLRGQYTRGDHNGSTIMLEITASHDLWIWHAFFGVPGSNNDINVLNQSDLYVTARNGTAPDSSFHVNGRDYKRGYYLSDGIYNKWSTLVKAYPYPTDPKEKRFKKLQEAARKDVERAFGVLKGKWKILQRPLRPLTKDKIGKYVHTCIILHNMIIKRDGRAISPVHIMDPPVQLVFDESVYAELIDEEVHHRLRYDLTEHVWAQDLAYLDD comes from the coding sequence ATGCCTgggatgcttggtagcatcgatTGCACACATGTCGAGTGGTCGGCATGTCCTAGACGTTTGAGAGGGCAATACACGAGGGGTGACCACAACGGTTCAACTATTATGCTTGAAATCACCGCGTCAcatgatttgtggatttggcatgcttttttCGGTGTCCCGGggtcgaacaacgacatcaacgtgttGAACCAATCCGATTTGTATGTCACAGCGCGTAACGGAACGGCTCCGGATTCTTCATTCCACGTGAATGGGCGAGATTATAAACGTGGCTACTATCTTAGTGATGGGATCTACAACAAGTGGTCAACACTTGTTAAAGCATACCCGTATCCAACCGACCCTaaggaaaaaagattcaagaaattgCAAGAGGCGGCTAGAAAAGATGTCGAGCGAGCTTTTGGTGTCCTCAAAGGTAAATGGAAAATTCTTCAACGACCTCTTCGACCTCTAACGAAAGACAAAATTGGAAAGTATGTTCATACATGTATTATcttacacaacatgatcattaaGAGGGACGGGAGGGCAATCTCACCGGTCCATATAATGGACCCGCCAGTGCAACTGGTGTTCGATGAAAGTGTGTATGCGGAGTTGATTGACGAAGAAGTTCACCATCGCCTTCGATATGATCTTACGGAGCACGTATGGGCTCAAGATTTGGCGTATCTcgatgattag
- the LOC122609420 gene encoding uncharacterized protein LOC122609420: protein MASGILDNSSDSLDESNDSSMEFFVNALHFLEDTTTSSAPQTRRYTDRHWEIGLDTLLNDWFVQQPKYEDDYFRKKFRMDKTMFLDIVRDIEANFPYFQERYDARGRKSFTAIQKCTSAVRQLATGNAPDEYDEYLCMAARTARETLDYFCDAIIRLYS from the coding sequence ATGGCTTCCGGTATTTTGGATAATTCGAGCGACTCTCTCGACGAGTCAAACGATAGCTCTATGGAATTCTTTGTTAACGCGTTACACTTTCTTGAAGATACGACAACTTCTAGTGCTCCTCAAACTCGACGGTATACGGACCGGCATTGGGAAATTGGTCTTGATACTCTTTTGAACGATTggttcgttcaacaaccaaaatACGAAGACGATTACTTTCGAAAGAAGTTTCGAATGGACAAGACCATGTTTTTAGATATCGTGCGCGACATTGAAGCAAACTTCCCGTATTTTCAAGAACGTTACGATGCAAGAGGAAGAAAAAGTTTTACGGCGATACAAAAATGCACATCCGCCGTTAGGCAACTCGCGACGGGTAACGCACCAGACGAGTATGACGAGTATTTGTGCATGGCAGCCAGAACCGCACGAGAGACCCTTGATTATTTTTGTGACGCCATCATTCGGTTGTATAGCTGA